The Syntrophorhabdus sp. genome window below encodes:
- a CDS encoding tRNA (N6-isopentenyl adenosine(37)-C2)-methylthiotransferase MiaB, whose translation MKPRFFIHTTGCRANQWDSSVIAGNLERAGYTPAGVNQAELVVINACTVT comes from the coding sequence ATGAAACCTCGCTTTTTTATCCATACCACCGGCTGCAGGGCCAATCAGTGGGATTCTTCCGTGATCGCGGGGAACCTTGAGAGGGCGGGTTACACGCCAGCCGGCGTCAACCAGGCCGAACTCGTGGTGATCAACGCCTGTACGGTCACGG